A genomic stretch from Telopea speciosissima isolate NSW1024214 ecotype Mountain lineage chromosome 7, Tspe_v1, whole genome shotgun sequence includes:
- the LOC122668792 gene encoding uncharacterized protein LOC122668792, which yields MTDKQKGLIEAIEMKFPVAHHRHCSRHLYNNFKSQFGGGLALRRYFWAASKAYNAIGFQRAMNAMKEEKPAAYEWLMKTPVSMWARHAFDHKAESDHITNNMTESFNQWVGSYRSKSILTLVDQTRLKLMGRFQKRYAKGCSNEDVLTPRMKKRLDMLQKDVRYYHAVYAGADEYEVQDGLNSYVVNLKNKSCECGVWVATGLPCKHVGSTTNWTKVGLLEYCDPYLTTDRYLKANGEMIHPLSDVKTLADTELLPPVFKRSIGRPSKNRKKEADEPLNRSKTMRKNPSNICDHCKEFGHNKRTFKRGPVKGEGKRPASSKAVVSRAVESRPVVSRVVAVKGSRLGLAVKYGVAVKEVCCEGGYAVK from the exons ATGACAGACAAACAAAAA ggTCTTATTGAAGCAATTGAAATGAAGTTCCCAGTAGCACATCATAGGCACTGCAGCAGGCATCTATATAATAATTTCAAGTCACAGTTTGGGGGAGGGCTTGCATTGAGGAGATATTTCTGGGCTGCAAGTAAAGCATATAATGCTATTGGTTTTCAAAGGGCTATGAATGCCATGAAAGAAGAGAAGCCAGCAGCATATGAGTGGTTGATGAAGACTCCTGTTAGTATGTGGGCAAGACATGCATTTGATCACAAAGCCGAGAGTGATCATATTACCAATAATATGACAGAGTCATTCAATCAGTGGGTTGGATCCTATAGGAGCAAGTCAATACTTACCTTAGTTGATCAGACTAGATTGAAATTGATGGGTAGGTTTCAAAAAAGGTatgcaaagggttgcagcaatgAAGATGTGTTAACTCCTAGAATGAAAAAGAGGCTTGATATGTTGCAGAAAGATGTGAGGTATTATCATGCAGTATATGCTGGAGCAGATGAGTATGAGGTGCAAGATGGTCTGAATAGCTATGTGGTTAACCTAAAAAACAAGAGCTGTGAATGTGGAGTGTGGGTAGCAACTGGATTGCCATGTAAACATGTTGGGTCAACTACCAATTGGACCAAAGTAGGACTGCTGGAGTATTGTGATCCATATCTGACAACAGATAGATATCTCAAGGCCAATGGTGAAATGATTCACCCATTATCTGATGTCAAAACTTTAGCTGACACTGAACTGCTTCCTCCTGTTTTTAAGAGGTCAATTGGTAGACCTAGTAAAAATAGGAAGAAAGAAGCTGATGAGCCACTTAATAGAAGTAAGACGATGAGGAAGAACCCCAGTAATATTTGTGACCATTGCAAAGAATTTGGTCATAACAAGAGGACATTCAAGAGAGGTCCAGTAAAGGGTGAAGGAAAGAGGCCAGCTTCTTCTAAAGCAGTGGTATCAAGAGCAGTGGAGTCAAGACCAGTGGTGTCAAG AGTAGTTGCTGTCAAGGGCTCAAGGCTAGGACTTGCTGTCAAATATGGAGTTGCTGTCAAAGAGGTGTGCTGTGAAGGAGGATATGCTGTCAAGTAG
- the LOC122668868 gene encoding pectinesterase 3 isoform X1, producing MDTIKSFKGYGKVDAIEDQAFRRKTRKRMIIVAVSVIVLLSVIIAAIVGVAVHNTNQDDGKATSSSPMNLANSIKAVCSVTQYPNSCFSSLSSLETKAATNKAADPEELFKLSMEAAVNELSKLSTLPDKLIARTNDVRDKAALLDCQSLYQEAIDQLNTSISSMQLDGNGQLLSASKIDDMKTWLSASLTDLQTCLDGLEETNSTALEEVRKAMQNPTELTSNSLAIVSKILALLQDFDLPIHRRRRKLLGFGFEFPEWVGPADRKLLHQEQNGGTTKANVTVANDGTGNFSTITEAVATIPKKSETRFLIYVKQGVYEENVVLDKSTWNVMMYGDGKAKTIISGNLSFVGGTPTFATATFAVVGKGFFMKDIGIRNTAGAENHQAVALRSGSDLSVFYRCSFDGFQDTLYAHSNRQFYRDCDITGTIDFIFGNAAVVFQKCNIQPRQPMANQFNTITAQGKTDQNQNTGISIQRCNIYALDNVTATTYLGRPWKNYSTTVIMQSDIAAVVDPTGWTPWIPNTLPLSTIYYAEYSNTGPGSTLDKRVKWEGYKSNITYEQASKFTVTSFIHGSDWLPQTTVAYDGSLQ from the exons ATGGATACCATCAAATCCTTCAAGGGTTACGGTAAGGTGGACGCGATCGAGGATCAAGCGTTCCGCCGTAAGACCCGCAAGCGTATGATCATCGTTGCCGTCTCCGTCATAGTCTTGCTCAGTGTCATCATTGCAGCCATCGTTGGTGTCGCTGTACACAATACCAATCAGGATGACGGGAAGGCGACCTCGTCATCCCCCATGAACCTCGCCAATTCCATCAAAGCCGTGTGCAGCGTCACCCAGTACCCCAATTCCTgcttctcttccctctcttcgcTGGAGACCAAGGCAGCCACCAACAAGGCAGCAGATCCAGAGGAACTGTTCAAGCTGTCCATGGAAGCCGCGGTGAACGAGCTCTCGAAGCTGTCGACGTTACCGGACAAACTCATAGCCAGGACCAATGACGTCCGAGACAAGGCGGCGCTCCTCGATTGCCAGAGCCTCTACCAAGAAGCCATCGACCAGCTCAACACCTCCATCTCTTCAATGCAATTAGATGGAAATGGGCAGTTGCTGTCGGCGTCGAAGATCGACGATATGAAAACGTGGCTGAGCGCGTCTCTGACAGACTTACAGACGTGCTTAGACGGTCTGGAGGAGACCAACTCGACGGCATTGGAGGAGGTGAGGAAGGCGATGCAGAATCCCACGGAACTCACCAGCAACAGCCTCGCTATTGTCTCTAAGATCTTAGCTCTTCTCCAAGACTTCGACCTACCCATCCACCGCCGGCGACGGAAACTTCTCGGATTTGGATTCGAATTCCCAGAGTGGGTCGGGCCCGCCGACCGCAAGCTACTTCATCAAGAACAGAACGGGGGGACCACCAAAGCCAACGTAACGGTAGCCAATGACGGGACAGGGAATTTCAGTACCATAACGGAAGCAGTGGCAACCATTCCCAAGAAGAGTGAAACGAGATTCCTGATCTACGTCAAGCAAGGGGTGTACGAGGAGAACGTAGTACTTGACAAGTCCACATGGAACGTCATGATGTACGGTGATGGAAAGGCTAAGACAATCATCTCCGGTAACCTCAGCTTTGTCGGGGGGACCCCCACTTTCGCCACCGCAACTTTCG CTGTGGTCGGGAAGGGGTTCTTTATGAAGGACATTGGAATTCGGAACACGGCCGGGGCGGAAAACCACCAGGCCGTCGCCCTGAGATCGGGTTCGGACTTGTCGGTGTTCTACAGGTGTTCCTTTGACGGGTTCCAGGACACCCTCTACGCCCACTCCAACCGTCAGTTCTACAGAGACTGCGACATCACCGGGACCATTGACTTCATCTTCGGCAACGCCGCCGTAGTCTTCCAGAAGTGCAACATCCAGCCCAGGCAACCCATGGCGAACCAGTTCAACACAATCACGGCCCAGGGCAAGACTGACCAAAACCAGAACACAGGCATCTCCATCCAGCGGTGTAACATCTACGCCCTAGACAACGTCACAGCCACCACCTACTTGGGGCGCCCCTGGAAGAATTACTCCACCACCGTCATCATGCAGTCTGATATCGCCGCCGTCGTAGACCCTACCGGATGGACCCCTTGGATCCCCAACACCCTACCTCTCTCCACCATCTACTACGCGGAGTATTCCAACACAGGGCCCGGTTCGACCCTGGACAAGCGAGTTAAATGGGAGGGCTACAAGTCCAACATCACATACGAACAGGCTTCCAAGTTCACCGTCACTTCCTTCATCCATGGCTCCGACTGGTTGCCCCAAACCACCGTCGCTTATGATGGCTCCTTACAATAA